GCACAGATCAATCTGCTTATTTACTCTCTTCTTCTGTGAACAAATGCCAATTTCGGAATTGACTTGTGTTGAATATACAACTCACTACTCTTATATGTAAACTAGCCAGAATCCCCGCGCTTTGCGCAGGTAGATACTATGAGAGTGATAGTATTGTATGGATTCATTCTGTTAGATTCAAGTCAAACTAATTGCATCTCACATTCCTGGTTACTGAGCATCTAAACAGGTAGAGCTGTTGTAAGCATCTAGCTATCAAGTAATACTGTGAGATACAATTAATCTGTTATAAATAACATGAAAGATTCAGCAGTATGGTACAATACCGGGCAAGCAGGGAAATGCAAATTTTTAGTTAACAGGAGGCAAGCAAAGAAATTTTTGAATGAAAATTTAGAAGGCACATAGACTGGCAGAGTGTGATCCCCTCAGCACCCTGGTTCATCTCGATTGtgccgatgatgatgatcaaatcctttttcttttcctgtGATAATACGTGGTTCAATTATAAGGTAAGTAAGTTGTGTCTTTATGAACTGAGCAAGTAATATTTGCATTTGTTGGACGCGAAGTAGGACTGCACCAaggcaaatttttttttgaaggaaacaGGAGGGGCATGCCCCTACTGGAATTAAGTTAAAAGCTGCAAAGATGCAGATAAAAGAACATTTATAGAGTGGGGGGAGGGAGCTGAGCAGAGCAGTTTAGGATACAAAGAAGgaaataaagaaaagaaaagcaaCTACAAGCCGGATCCAAGGTAAGGAAGATTGACAATCCATTGAATTATCCGGGGAGAGTAGCTTCTTTTGGCTCTCAGAAGCAGAAGCTGGAGCTCTTGTCTGAAATGGTATTTGGACTGCTAAAGAGTTGGGTTAATCTGGCGGAAGATCAAGTCATTTCGCACTTTCCAAATTGTCCAGCTCATCAAAATGATTACCTCCATGAAGAAGGGGGACTTGAAGCTGATCCTTGAAGCTTTGGAGGTTTTGAAAAGGGTCTAAACTTGGGTCCACCGTACCTGAATGTTTAACCAGGCCCAGCATTGCGTAGCAAAAGGGCAAGATAGGAATAGGTGTGTCAAGGACTCTTCTGTAGCACCATTGCACAAAACACAGTTAAAATCCTGCAGTGTCATGTTCTTTCTCTTTAGTAGCTCTCTAGTGCTTAGCATTTCCTTGATCAGTAGCCAGAAGAACACTTTGTGTTTGTTTTGGCAGGAGCTCCTCCAAATCCATCTGTAAACTGGGTGCTGAGGTAAATGTCCACTCGATTGCTTGTATGCTTTACTCACTGAAAATTGATTTGAATTCCAAATGTATGTCCAATTACCCACGCCGGTACTTTGATTTGAATTCCAAACTTGTATAGGAAGCTACAATATTATTGTAAACTTACTCTCTGCCAATCATGTGCACCGAAAGTTCCATTTGCCTCGTAGTGCAAGTGTTATGTAAGAGTGTATATAAAAATTAAAACttgaaccaaacaaaaaaaataattagATGACCGTGtatgctactccctccgttctaaattataagatgttgtgTCTTTTCTGGATACATTACTTTTGCTATGTACTTAAATATAtactatatctagatatatagtaaaagatATGTATAAAAAAACCAAAATATCTTACAATTTAGAATGCATGAAGTATAAAAGAATAAGGCATTATATTACTAGGATAACATTGACTTTATTTTTGTTCTCAATCTCGTTCATTTAATTTTTGCGTGAATTATAACTCAGTCTCATCCCATGCGTGGTTAACAAAACATATATCTTTGTTTGATTTGTCATTACTAAATGCTGTCACAGCATTATCATATCTCGTGAAGGAGTCTGTACATTCAGCATTAGTTTTTACAGAAGTACATCTATGGGCCGTACATTTTATTCTTTTGACAAAAAAGAACCTAGTGAAGTACTCGCTCCAGTGGATTGTGCAAAGCGTGTTAATTACGTCTTCTTCAATTTATTTAGACACATACTTGTTCTTCCACTCAGTTAGCCTGTTGTGACATTCATGCTTCACTAGTTATAATTAGTGCCATTTTTCTCACTGAATCTAACTCGGCTAGCCTGTTGCGAGTTTGCGACATATCAGTCGGTACTAATTCTAAGGTAACTTATAATCTTCACCAAGCAATCGAACACACAGTTTGAGCAGATATTCCACATACAGGATATAGCTGAATGGCAAGCAAATTCACCTGTATATATAACTAAGAATCTCCATGTTTTCATATGAGGCGGAGCGCCTGCTCGAGGTTGGCGACGACATCTGATATGGCGGGGCGGTTATCCCCACGGAGACAGAGACATTGCACCGCCATGTTAGCCACCAGCTGCAGCGGCTGGAGTTGCTGCCATGTCGTCGGCTGCGGCGCCGGACGCCTGTCGAGCACGTCACCGAGCCTACCGGTCTGGATGCTCGGCAGCGCGAACGACGCCATGGACATGGGCACCACGCTCCGCTTCGCCTCGTCCCAGACACTCACCACCGGTGGCTGCCCCGTTAGGACCTCAAGCATCACCACACCGAGGCCGTAAACATCGCTGGCCGGCTTGATGTGGCCCGTGCTGCAGTACTCCGGGTCTGCGTACCCGCTGCACGACCTGGCGCCGGCGACCTCCACGGCCTGTGACGCGACGCCCGCCGCCCGCCACACCGACGCGCCAAAGCCAGACAGGCGCGGCGCACTGGCGGCGTCCAGGAGCACGTTGGAGGAGGCAACGTTGCCGTGGATGATGAGCGGCACGGAGTGGCAGTGAAGGTGCTCGACAGCGCGCGCCGCGCCCAGCAGCACCTCGACGCGCGACTTCCAGGACGTCGTCACCGGCGACGACGACTGGTGCCTGCAGCCATGCAGGTGGTCGTAGAGGGAGCCGTTGGGCATGTACTGGGTGACCAGCATGCGCTCGCCGTCGTCTGCGCAGGTGCCCAGGAGGCAGACGATGTGGTCGTTGCGGAGTGGCGAGAGGATGTGCTGCTCCTTGAAGAAGGCATCCTCCGCGCCTTGCCGCGTGCGGTTGAGGCGCTTGACGGCCACCTCAGGCCCGTTGTGGAGCTTGCCCTTGTACACCTTGGTTCCAGAGTCGGCGTCGTCGCTGAGCAGGACGGCGAAGTTGTTGGTGGCCACCGCGATCTCCGCTAGCgtgaactcccgaccctcaactcCCGACTCCTCCTGGGGATGGATCCAAGATAACAATAGGCAGACCGCGTCCAGTAAGCATGCATCATCACTTCACTTTATTTGTTCCAAAGCACAGAGAGAGATCATGAACACTTACCAGTACCAGCTGGGATTGGGAACGGGAGGTGGTGTGATTTGCATCGAGACGGCTGGTTATGCAGATGTAGCTGATTGCTGGGATGAGCGAGAGGTAGGAGTCGATCTTCTTCTCGACGTCCCTGAACCTGTCAGCCATCCTAGAGGCCGTGAAGAACTTGTACGTCCGGCCCCTCCCCTGGCAGGACATGACGAGGTCGTGCGCCTCCGACAGTGTGCCGTCCAGCCCGGCCAGCGCCCGCACGGCCTCCGGGTCCTGCCGCATCAGGCGTGGGAGCAGCTCGCCGAGCATGTCGACGCGGTGTGctaggagctcacagtccttgttgTTCTGCTGAGCCGTCCGCGCCGCCTGCCGGATCTTGGCGATGAACCCGGCGGCGTCGAACCCGGCCAGCTGCGCAACGGTGGCCGCGTTGCCCAGGACGCCCCACATCGCCCCAGTAGTACGTAATGGCTAGCTAGCTAGGTTAGCTAAGTACGTGCACTAGCCACAAGAACGCTCAAAACATAAGAGGAGGGagagggacgacgacgacgaagacgACTTCTACTACTTGTTCATCTAAGACAAAACTCTCTCCATCGACGACCAGGTCGTGCCCACGTACGATCACTGTTCACTGACATTAATCCAAGGTAGCAGGTAACTAGGGTCGACATGCCAACATGCATCGCCAGCCAACTGGTGGGCACCATGGGGGGCATCCAAAACCCATTGACTTGACTTTAATTTAATTAATCCTTTCATTTCACACAAGTTGCTAAAAGTTGtttagcccgtgtttagttgcaaAAAAAGTTTCAAAAATGTGCTacaatatccatcacatcgaatcttgcgatacatgcatggaacattaaatgtagatgaaaaaaaactaattacacagtttagtgggaaattacgagacgaacgttttgagcctaattagtccatgattgaacactaattgccaaataaaaacaaaagtgctacagtagccaaattccaacTTTCCCCTCAActgggcctgttcggcaggactgaaaaatactgttccggctgattgttgtgagagaaaaatactgttctggcatgacgtgaacagtgatttcgtGAGGACGAGAACCAGCCAGCTAGCCGGCTTAAACAAGGGCTTAACAACGTACTAGTACACTTGTACTTATTAGCCGGATTATTCAGTGGAGATTCCCCCAGTTCCAGTTGCATTATCATCATTGGCAATTGGCTGTCTTCTCAGAGTCCATGATGGACATTGACTCCCTGCACACGCGATATGTTTATGGACTAAAGATATAGGGCATGTTTAGTTCACCCTAAATTCCCAACtatgacactatgcaaaaaaagatttctcgtcacatcaaacttacggtacatgcatggagtactaaatgttaa
The sequence above is drawn from the Miscanthus floridulus cultivar M001 chromosome 15, ASM1932011v1, whole genome shotgun sequence genome and encodes:
- the LOC136509021 gene encoding putative serine/threonine-protein kinase-like protein CCR3, which encodes MWGVLGNAATVAQLAGFDAAGFIAKIRQAARTAQQNNKDCELLAHRVDMLGELLPRLMRQDPEAVRALAGLDGTLSEAHDLVMSCQGRGRTYKFFTASRMADRFRDVEKKIDSYLSLIPAISYICITSRLDANHTTSRSQSQLVLEESGVEGREFTLAEIAVATNNFAVLLSDDADSGTKVYKGKLHNGPEVAVKRLNRTRQGAEDAFFKEQHILSPLRNDHIVCLLGTCADDGERMLVTQYMPNGSLYDHLHGCRHQSSSPVTTSWKSRVEVLLGAARAVEHLHCHSVPLIIHGNVASSNVLLDAASAPRLSGFGASVWRAAGVASQAVEVAGARSCSGYADPEYCSTGHIKPASDVYGLGVVMLEVLTGQPPVVSVWDEAKRSVVPMSMASFALPSIQTGRLGDVLDRRPAPQPTTWQQLQPLQLVANMAVQCLCLRGDNRPAISDVVANLEQALRLI